Sequence from the bacterium genome:
ACACTGATCAATCTATCCCCTTCAGGGTGCGTTTCTTTACGCAGCGCACGACGCCCCCGACACATAGAGTCATCCGAAGAGTTTTATTTGTGCAATAAAAAAAGGCGGCTTAAAAGCCGCCTTTATACATTCCGATTAAGCAAATAGATTACTTAACGGCGTTCTTAAGGTTCTTACCGGCCTTAAACTTAGCAACCTTAGTCGCGGGAATCGTTAATTTGGCACCCGTGAGCGGATTGCGACCAGTTCTCTTAGCTCTCTTGCTGATGGAAAAAGTTCCAAAGCCCACGAAACTGATCTTATCACCCTTCTTAAGGGTTTCGGTTATCGTATCGAGGGTGGCTTTGAGAGTTTTGTTAATCTGAGCTTTGCTCATTTCGGTTTGGCCAGCTACCTTGGCTACGAA
This genomic interval carries:
- a CDS encoding HU family DNA-binding protein, whose translation is MTKDEFVAKVAGQTEMSKAQINKTLKATLDTITETLKKGDKISFVGFGTFSISKRAKRTGRNPLTGAKLTIPATKVAKFKAGKNLKNAVK